The following proteins are encoded in a genomic region of Archaeoglobaceae archaeon:
- a CDS encoding PRC-barrel domain-containing protein, with amino-acid sequence MAMSGEITTFFGMRVFTDEGRYVGRIEDVMIDSDTNTITGIVVVDYNKAIIDSTARGVVIPYRIVRAVGDIVIVRDVFTRKKIPASEMRELVLGDSEE; translated from the coding sequence ATGGCCATGAGCGGGGAAATAACTACTTTTTTTGGAATGAGAGTTTTTACGGATGAAGGACGATATGTTGGCAGAATTGAAGACGTGATGATCGACAGCGATACGAACACGATCACTGGGATAGTCGTTGTGGACTACAACAAGGCAATAATAGATTCAACGGCGAGGGGCGTGGTAATACCTTATCGTATAGTAAGAGCGGTTGGGGATATAGTAATAGTAAGAGATGTATTTACCAGAAAGAAGATACCCGCTTCTGAAATGAGAGAATTAGTTTTAGGCGATTCAGAAGAATAA
- a CDS encoding CBS domain-containing protein yields MRVEEVMNKRIEFVDPDITVLEVIEKIVNKRIRSVVVKPRDKDYGLITIRDIVYKCLAKGLDPEDLKAYEIASKPLITVEKGTSIGNALAIMEKSKIANVFVKEGEKIVGIVSLMDIMTGYLIGRLL; encoded by the coding sequence ATGCGCGTAGAAGAAGTGATGAACAAGAGAATTGAATTCGTTGATCCCGATATAACGGTTTTAGAGGTTATAGAGAAGATCGTCAACAAAAGAATTCGATCTGTTGTCGTGAAACCCAGAGACAAGGACTACGGACTAATAACTATCCGAGATATCGTTTACAAATGCTTGGCAAAAGGATTAGACCCTGAGGATCTAAAAGCTTATGAGATTGCTTCAAAACCACTAATCACTGTAGAAAAAGGCACAAGTATTGGAAACGCCCTTGCCATCATGGAAAAATCAAAGATTGCGAATGTTTTTGTGAAAGAGGGCGAAAAGATCGTTGGAATTGTAAGTTTAATGGATATTATGACCGGATACTTAATAGGGAGACTTTTATGA
- a CDS encoding DUF2070 family protein, which yields MSVVSLSKKLFVLPKIKTLAFVYSSLVLIFGFLDFSMLLFTILITLTTLCSIKLLKLRFNLKRVLFLSILVAVLSFSSFIISGSFSGSFFLFLAVIYFCSERGFIPAVLVSAIPFLIVEPSSFFVIFISSVLFYIYLKLMDVKIKNSTMREFVESFVRFWLTNEPRYAEEILIKNSEVFSGRVRCIKINEFKLISTDFHPGPFRNVGGAKLVDSLGLPEGVYLHSPSSHERNPVSKEEVEKIRSALNFDWIEIFPFRPFELESDNFKVFCLPFDKIKLIFVSGKKRLDDFVINSKNFVVDCHNANFFGDLTIDEIKEIEKLVRIAENTNSEPISEVYGAFIKINAETESISRYVSAILLDYGFVRYVIVVFDSNNVLPEFREIVEKKFLEIGFKAVVCSTDNHAKTGINIKESYKPAGAVAEDSELLKILLERCKNPEYEKLSFSYGESVVSVKVLGSLKDKIEEVASKAGRYVYLFFIFVFISWLLAIMIPKSI from the coding sequence ATGAGCGTTGTGAGTTTGAGCAAAAAATTGTTCGTATTACCAAAAATAAAAACTTTAGCGTTTGTTTACAGCTCATTGGTTCTTATTTTTGGTTTTCTAGATTTTAGTATGCTCCTATTCACGATTCTCATAACACTAACTACTCTCTGCTCTATAAAGCTTTTAAAACTTCGATTTAATCTAAAAAGGGTTCTTTTCCTTTCGATTTTGGTAGCTGTGCTTAGTTTCTCTTCTTTTATAATTTCTGGAAGCTTTTCTGGTTCCTTCTTTCTATTTCTTGCTGTGATTTACTTTTGTTCCGAGCGAGGTTTTATACCAGCAGTTCTCGTCTCGGCAATTCCCTTTTTGATAGTAGAGCCCAGCTCATTTTTCGTAATTTTTATCTCATCTGTTTTATTTTATATTTATCTTAAACTAATGGATGTGAAAATCAAAAATTCAACCATGAGGGAATTCGTTGAGAGCTTCGTTAGATTCTGGCTGACAAATGAACCAAGATACGCTGAGGAGATTCTGATAAAAAACTCTGAAGTGTTCAGCGGAAGGGTTAGATGCATTAAAATAAACGAGTTCAAACTGATCTCGACAGATTTTCATCCCGGCCCTTTTAGAAATGTCGGAGGGGCAAAACTCGTGGACTCGCTCGGTCTTCCAGAAGGTGTTTACCTACATTCGCCGTCATCACACGAAAGAAATCCCGTATCTAAAGAAGAAGTAGAAAAAATTCGCAGTGCTTTAAACTTTGATTGGATAGAAATTTTTCCATTCAGACCTTTTGAACTTGAAAGCGATAATTTTAAGGTTTTTTGCTTGCCATTTGACAAGATTAAACTGATATTCGTTAGTGGGAAAAAAAGACTTGACGATTTCGTGATCAATTCCAAGAACTTTGTAGTGGACTGCCATAATGCAAACTTTTTTGGTGACCTAACGATTGATGAAATAAAGGAGATAGAAAAACTCGTAAGGATCGCTGAAAACACAAATTCTGAACCGATCAGTGAAGTTTATGGAGCATTTATAAAAATAAACGCTGAGACTGAAAGTATTTCGAGATACGTTTCTGCAATTCTACTGGATTACGGCTTTGTAAGATACGTAATAGTGGTCTTTGATTCGAATAACGTTTTACCAGAGTTCAGAGAAATCGTAGAAAAGAAGTTCCTTGAAATTGGATTCAAAGCTGTGGTATGTTCAACGGACAATCATGCCAAAACCGGTATTAATATAAAGGAATCTTACAAGCCGGCTGGAGCAGTTGCTGAAGATTCTGAACTTCTAAAAATTTTACTTGAGAGGTGTAAAAACCCAGAATACGAAAAATTGAGCTTCAGCTACGGAGAATCAGTTGTGAGTGTTAAAGTTCTGGGTAGCTTGAAGGATAAGATTGAAGAAGTTGCCAGTAAGGCAGGAAGATACGTCTATTTGTTCTTTATTTTTGTATTTATTAGCTGGCTTCTTGCAATTATGATCCCGAAATCTATTTAG
- the ilvD gene encoding dihydroxy-acid dehydratase — MRSEIVKKGIDRVAHRALLKSLGVLEEDFDKPFIGIANAYSTIVPGHMNLDKITNAVKEGICSAGGVPFEFGIIGICDGIAMGHRGMLFSLPSREIVADSIECMVEAHGFDGLVVVASCDKIVPGMLMAMLRLNIPAIAVTGGPMLSERIRGEKVSIKDAFEAAGLYKSGKISEAELKLYEDFCAPYCGSCQGLYTANTMQILTETLGLSLPYCSTSPCASSRKLRIAKMSGKRVVELVKEKIKPLDFINEKSFENAITMDMMIGGSTNTVLHLPAIAREAGIRLRVEKFDEISRKTPHIVSLDPASKDTVVDLDESGGVPMIIKKMKNYFSNEMTVSGKKLYEIADTAITRGRDIIMSEKPYRKEGGIAILKGNLASSAVVKVSAIREDMLKFEGEAKVFDGEEMALKAILNNEISEGDVVVIRYMGAKGAPGMPEMLLPTAAIAGMGLQKVALVTDGRFSGATRGPCIGHIVPEAIEGGTIGLLRNGDQISIDIPARRLDVKLSEEEIKDRRKNWKPPKKELRGYLARYSKLVTGAEDGAILL, encoded by the coding sequence ATGAGAAGCGAGATTGTGAAAAAAGGTATTGACAGAGTCGCACATCGGGCTTTACTGAAATCTCTCGGTGTTCTTGAAGAGGATTTCGATAAGCCATTTATAGGCATTGCAAACGCCTACAGCACAATCGTTCCGGGGCATATGAATCTTGACAAGATCACAAATGCAGTCAAAGAGGGAATTTGCTCAGCAGGCGGAGTTCCATTTGAATTCGGAATAATTGGCATATGTGATGGAATAGCTATGGGACATCGGGGAATGCTGTTTTCCTTGCCCTCAAGAGAGATTGTGGCAGACAGTATAGAGTGTATGGTCGAAGCTCACGGATTTGATGGACTTGTGGTGGTGGCAAGCTGTGATAAAATTGTGCCGGGAATGTTAATGGCAATGTTAAGACTCAATATTCCCGCAATTGCAGTCACTGGAGGCCCAATGCTTTCGGAAAGGATAAGAGGGGAAAAAGTATCAATAAAAGATGCCTTTGAAGCGGCAGGACTGTATAAATCTGGAAAAATAAGTGAAGCAGAACTAAAATTATACGAAGATTTTTGTGCACCCTATTGTGGGAGCTGTCAGGGTTTATACACTGCGAACACGATGCAGATTCTGACAGAAACTCTGGGATTAAGTTTGCCATATTGCTCAACTTCCCCCTGTGCATCTTCCAGAAAGCTAAGAATTGCTAAGATGAGCGGTAAGAGAGTTGTTGAACTTGTAAAAGAGAAAATAAAACCTCTTGACTTCATAAATGAGAAGTCTTTTGAAAATGCAATAACGATGGACATGATGATTGGCGGTTCTACGAACACAGTTCTGCATTTGCCAGCCATCGCAAGAGAGGCAGGTATCAGACTGAGAGTGGAGAAATTCGACGAGATAAGCAGGAAAACACCCCATATAGTTTCACTTGATCCGGCAAGCAAAGACACCGTTGTAGACTTGGACGAGAGTGGAGGAGTCCCGATGATAATAAAAAAGATGAAAAATTACTTTAGCAATGAGATGACAGTGAGCGGTAAAAAGCTATACGAGATTGCGGATACTGCGATTACTAGGGGTAGAGATATAATAATGTCAGAAAAGCCATATCGCAAAGAGGGAGGAATAGCTATACTCAAGGGAAACCTTGCCAGCAGTGCAGTTGTTAAGGTTTCTGCAATTCGTGAAGATATGCTAAAATTTGAAGGAGAAGCAAAAGTCTTTGATGGTGAAGAGATGGCTTTAAAAGCCATTCTGAACAATGAGATCTCTGAAGGTGATGTTGTGGTCATTAGATACATGGGTGCAAAGGGTGCTCCTGGCATGCCGGAAATGTTGCTTCCAACAGCGGCTATTGCTGGAATGGGGTTGCAGAAGGTGGCTCTGGTAACTGATGGTAGATTTAGTGGTGCTACGAGAGGGCCGTGCATAGGCCATATTGTTCCTGAGGCAATTGAAGGTGGAACAATCGGTCTGCTTAGAAATGGAGATCAAATTTCTATAGACATTCCTGCAAGAAGACTTGACGTGAAATTGAGTGAGGAAGAAATTAAAGATCGACGTAAAAATTGGAAACCACCGAAGAAAGAGCTAAGGGGATATTTGGCAAGGTATTCAAAGCTTGTAACAGGTGCTGAAGATGGTGCAATTCTTCTCTGA
- a CDS encoding CBS domain-containing protein encodes MINVEGLEELIREDYYVINSEETLSKLFPLIDKLGKDRAQAILVEEDGKILGVVREKDLIRGRALKNPHETKVKSLLVRTGIIPASDLTPEKVARRFVEDSTPFVVVSLNGRLGVIYINDFIKFIKNKFEGIKVRDLMNEEFTTVRRFDTVAKALSLMKKNGVDRVVVVDERGKVIGVLTGKDIIDRVISPRKRARSGDFSGEKEKTLSIMVESIMSAPPICAKAGDSISDVIELMAENRISSVVVEKDGVPEGILMKRDILEYFLRLEEKKEFGVQFVLQNINTDEFERGEIVKDLDRFMRKYRDFLGETQIYVYLKKQRVHFRGLPLVIAKIKLWSVKGLFIASGESWGIEFAIHVALEKLEREVQKEKELIEEEKLEKAVYEFFE; translated from the coding sequence GTGATCAATGTGGAAGGTTTGGAGGAACTGATCAGAGAAGACTACTACGTGATAAACTCTGAGGAAACATTATCAAAGCTTTTTCCATTGATAGATAAGCTTGGAAAGGACAGGGCTCAGGCGATACTGGTAGAAGAGGACGGGAAAATTCTTGGAGTTGTAAGAGAGAAAGATCTGATACGTGGCAGAGCGCTAAAAAATCCACACGAAACCAAAGTCAAATCACTTCTTGTTCGAACTGGAATAATTCCTGCATCAGATTTAACTCCGGAAAAAGTCGCAAGAAGATTTGTAGAGGATTCTACTCCGTTTGTTGTCGTTTCATTGAATGGGAGGTTAGGTGTGATCTATATAAATGATTTTATTAAATTTATAAAAAACAAATTTGAGGGAATTAAGGTAAGAGACTTGATGAACGAAGAGTTTACAACTGTAAGAAGATTTGACACTGTAGCAAAAGCTCTTTCATTAATGAAAAAGAATGGCGTGGACAGAGTAGTTGTTGTTGACGAGCGTGGCAAAGTAATAGGGGTGCTTACAGGCAAAGACATCATAGATAGAGTGATATCTCCAAGAAAGAGAGCAAGAAGCGGAGATTTCAGCGGAGAAAAAGAAAAAACGCTTTCGATAATGGTTGAGAGTATAATGAGTGCCCCACCAATATGTGCAAAAGCAGGAGACAGTATTTCAGATGTAATAGAGTTGATGGCTGAGAACAGAATTTCGAGTGTTGTTGTCGAAAAAGACGGTGTTCCCGAGGGCATTTTAATGAAAAGAGACATACTTGAATACTTCCTGCGTCTTGAAGAAAAGAAAGAATTTGGAGTTCAGTTCGTTCTCCAGAATATTAACACGGATGAATTCGAGAGAGGTGAGATAGTAAAAGACTTGGATAGATTTATGCGGAAATACAGGGATTTTCTTGGTGAAACTCAGATATATGTTTATCTGAAAAAGCAGAGGGTCCATTTCAGGGGTCTACCACTGGTAATTGCGAAGATAAAGCTATGGAGTGTCAAAGGACTTTTTATTGCAAGTGGAGAAAGCTGGGGAATTGAATTTGCAATCCACGTAGCATTAGAAAAGCTTGAAAGAGAAGTGCAAAAAGAAAAAGAGTTGATAGAGGAGGAGAAGCTCGAAAAAGCCGTTTACGAGTTCTTTGAATGA
- a CDS encoding inorganic phosphate transporter, translating to MTEIISLIAFLLLAFSIGSNDTSNAFGICIGCKIINLKKAVILLFVLALIGLTIQGGKVIETVGEKITTLNAQISSIALIVSALVVILSNFRGNPLSTHQVIVGGISGVAVAFGAPVSLKTLSEIILSWILSPLLAGILAILIFYSLERILKAPTLIVEKTLRHLMLCSAMLIAYNMGANELATAIAPLVATGIDRSIAILGPFFLALGALALSRRIAETLCKKITTIDPKSGFSAQFAAGLSVYTFTVLGMPVSTTYSLVGGISAIGLSKGVRAIKIGKLREIILGWIFAPVIAFVFGYVISKAFIFYY from the coding sequence ATGACAGAGATAATCTCGCTGATAGCCTTTTTACTGCTTGCATTCAGTATTGGCTCCAATGACACATCAAACGCATTCGGGATCTGCATAGGATGCAAGATAATAAATCTCAAAAAAGCTGTTATCCTCCTTTTTGTTCTTGCTCTTATTGGATTGACTATCCAAGGTGGTAAAGTAATAGAGACTGTTGGTGAAAAAATCACAACACTTAATGCCCAAATCTCCTCAATAGCTTTAATAGTATCGGCATTGGTAGTAATACTCTCAAACTTTCGTGGAAATCCGCTTTCGACTCATCAGGTAATAGTGGGAGGTATTTCGGGAGTAGCTGTAGCTTTTGGTGCTCCCGTTAGTTTAAAAACGCTCTCAGAAATAATTCTATCCTGGATTCTTTCCCCACTTCTGGCTGGAATTCTCGCAATTTTAATATTTTATTCGCTGGAAAGAATTTTGAAAGCACCAACACTAATAGTCGAGAAAACACTGAGACACCTCATGCTGTGCTCCGCAATGTTAATTGCATACAACATGGGAGCAAATGAACTTGCGACTGCAATTGCCCCACTCGTGGCTACCGGGATAGATCGTTCGATCGCGATTCTGGGGCCATTTTTCCTGGCTCTTGGTGCCTTGGCTTTGAGCAGAAGAATTGCAGAGACACTCTGCAAGAAGATAACAACTATAGATCCAAAGTCGGGATTTTCAGCGCAATTCGCAGCTGGTTTAAGTGTTTACACATTTACAGTTCTTGGAATGCCCGTATCTACGACTTATTCACTTGTAGGTGGTATTTCAGCGATTGGACTATCAAAAGGGGTCAGAGCGATCAAGATAGGCAAACTGAGAGAGATAATACTTGGCTGGATTTTTGCCCCTGTTATCGCATTCGTTTTCGGATATGTTATATCAAAAGCATTTATATTTTATTACTAA
- a CDS encoding DUF47 family protein: protein MRAEEKVINNIGQMLNLALSACELLHKAVLEKNKNFLEEVSRLERDGDDLRRSTAREIYKGAFLPYLRSNILRLVEDVDDILNTIDKAGKYFRKIRKLDFLNSAYEIERILELNVILCKILSKNFLEFFKTPEKLGEAVIVVRMLEKEADTLKHSILESFREEEFELWDGIFTFNFVESIEEISDVIEDTMDTIQVIVLSL from the coding sequence ATGAGGGCGGAAGAGAAAGTTATTAATAATATTGGTCAAATGCTGAATTTAGCCCTCTCCGCTTGTGAATTGCTTCACAAAGCAGTTCTTGAAAAAAACAAAAACTTCTTGGAGGAGGTTTCGAGACTTGAAAGAGATGGAGATGATTTGAGAAGAAGCACCGCACGAGAAATTTACAAGGGGGCCTTTTTGCCGTATCTCAGATCAAATATATTAAGACTCGTTGAAGACGTGGACGACATTTTAAACACGATAGACAAAGCCGGAAAGTATTTCCGAAAAATCCGAAAACTTGATTTTTTGAATTCAGCGTATGAGATCGAAAGAATACTGGAACTGAATGTGATTCTATGCAAAATACTATCAAAAAATTTCTTGGAATTTTTCAAAACACCTGAAAAACTCGGCGAAGCTGTAATTGTGGTGAGAATGCTTGAAAAAGAAGCTGATACCCTCAAACACTCTATACTTGAAAGCTTTAGAGAGGAAGAATTCGAATTGTGGGATGGTATATTCACCTTCAACTTTGTGGAGTCGATTGAAGAAATAAGCGACGTAATTGAAGATACCATGGACACGATTCAAGTGATCGTTCTAAGCCTCTAA
- the hisD gene encoding histidinol dehydrogenase, which yields MDIDSVRKKVNFEEFIEKVKPIVEDVRKNGDKAVLKYTKLFDKVELKRLRIKKKEIDAAYEEIDDELIDALETAKENIERFHMLTTVEREIKIHFEDCIMGKIYAPLDIAGAYVPGGRASYPSTALMTGIPAKIAGVGKLIACTPPNSEGKVNPLTLVACDLAGFDEIYCVGGAQAISAMAYGTESIPKVQKIVGPGNAYVTAAKLLVAKDVAIDMPAGPSEILVIADDSANPEFIAYDCLAQLEHDPLAIAVVLTTSEKIAEEVKRIVGNVMGEANLAVELVKDLGEAIRISNEFAPEHLSIFCRDAEKYLSKIKNAGSVFIGEFSGVAMGDYAAGTNHVLPTLGYAKIYSGLTVESFMKSFTFQQLSMDTLKRIGNAVVKLAEAEGLKYHAESIKIRLNHSKNS from the coding sequence ATGGATATAGATAGCGTAAGAAAAAAGGTAAACTTTGAAGAATTTATAGAAAAAGTAAAACCAATTGTGGAAGACGTTAGAAAGAACGGCGATAAGGCCGTTCTGAAGTATACAAAGCTTTTTGACAAAGTGGAGTTGAAAAGGCTAAGAATAAAAAAGAAAGAAATAGATGCAGCCTATGAGGAGATCGATGATGAGCTTATTGACGCTTTAGAAACTGCGAAGGAGAACATTGAGAGGTTCCACATGCTTACAACTGTCGAGAGAGAGATTAAAATTCACTTTGAAGACTGTATTATGGGTAAAATATACGCGCCATTAGATATTGCTGGCGCATACGTTCCGGGAGGTAGGGCAAGCTATCCTTCTACAGCTCTAATGACAGGAATTCCAGCAAAAATCGCAGGTGTTGGAAAACTCATAGCATGCACACCCCCAAATTCTGAAGGGAAAGTGAACCCTTTAACACTCGTAGCATGTGATTTGGCGGGTTTTGACGAAATTTACTGCGTTGGTGGAGCCCAAGCAATTTCAGCAATGGCATACGGAACCGAAAGCATACCAAAAGTTCAAAAAATTGTGGGTCCAGGAAATGCTTATGTTACAGCAGCAAAACTGCTCGTTGCCAAAGATGTCGCAATAGATATGCCTGCAGGCCCTTCAGAGATCCTTGTAATTGCCGACGATTCTGCAAATCCAGAATTCATAGCTTACGACTGCTTAGCCCAATTGGAACACGATCCTTTGGCAATTGCTGTTGTTCTGACTACTTCGGAAAAAATTGCTGAAGAGGTTAAAAGAATTGTTGGGAATGTGATGGGTGAAGCAAATCTTGCAGTGGAACTCGTAAAAGACTTGGGTGAGGCTATAAGGATTTCAAATGAATTCGCTCCCGAGCATCTCTCAATCTTCTGCAGAGATGCAGAAAAGTACTTGAGTAAGATCAAAAACGCAGGAAGTGTTTTCATTGGCGAGTTCTCCGGAGTTGCCATGGGCGATTATGCTGCGGGAACAAACCATGTTTTGCCGACCTTGGGTTATGCAAAAATATACAGTGGTCTCACGGTGGAAAGTTTCATGAAATCATTTACATTTCAGCAATTGAGCATGGACACCCTTAAAAGAATAGGAAATGCGGTAGTGAAGCTTGCAGAAGCTGAGGGATTAAAATATCATGCAGAAAGTATAAAAATAAGGCTTAATCATTCAAAGAACTCGTAA
- a CDS encoding CoA pyrophosphatase → MLREMLKEILNPEFNKEVMAAVLVPILDCREPKILMIKRGESLTRNAGHIAFPGGMREEGEDVIETALREFEEELGVDKRKVEVIGFLKSREVREYRIPLCPIVGITDEKEFKPDTKEVSKVLVDSLERVLRSRRIADWGPNFECARELVWGASSRVLDDLYMRIVLKYGTIDRFFDKLRGSYGYR, encoded by the coding sequence GTGCTTAGAGAAATGCTAAAAGAAATACTCAACCCGGAGTTTAACAAAGAAGTAATGGCTGCTGTGCTTGTCCCTATTCTTGACTGTAGAGAACCGAAAATTCTGATGATAAAAAGAGGAGAAAGCCTGACACGCAATGCAGGGCACATAGCATTTCCCGGTGGAATGCGAGAGGAGGGAGAAGATGTTATTGAAACTGCCTTAAGAGAGTTCGAAGAAGAACTTGGAGTTGACAAAAGGAAGGTAGAGGTAATCGGTTTTTTAAAATCCAGAGAAGTAAGAGAATATAGGATCCCGCTGTGCCCGATTGTTGGCATAACCGACGAAAAAGAGTTTAAACCAGACACCAAAGAAGTGAGCAAAGTTCTTGTTGATAGTCTTGAAAGAGTTCTGAGATCGAGAAGAATTGCCGATTGGGGGCCCAATTTTGAGTGTGCTCGAGAACTCGTTTGGGGTGCCTCGAGCAGAGTTTTGGATGATCTCTATATGAGGATAGTTCTTAAATATGGCACCATAGATCGTTTTTTCGACAAATTGAGGGGGAGTTATGGATATAGATAG
- a CDS encoding archaeosine biosynthesis radical SAM protein RaSEA: MPKFWKEKERYRGKVEDCLTAIITTRGCSWRKCYMCSYWSESRAVSETVLKEELDQIIEKVGDASILKIFTSGSFLDEKEIPAELRRYFVDRIKEIGVKKLIIESRPEFVDQEKLKDFRGIELEIGIGLETADDAIREQCINKGFNFLDFIKSAEIIRGRGFRVKCYLLLKPPFLSESEAIIDLVKSADKVKNHVDVISVNLMNIQKSTLVEKLWEKGLYRSPWLWSAIEVLKNIQTEVICDPVAGGKIRGPHNCGRCDKNVVSAIKLFSLTQDKEMLDIECECKKIWLKSLEFEKYSRIPLFD; this comes from the coding sequence ATGCCTAAGTTCTGGAAAGAAAAGGAAAGATATCGCGGAAAGGTCGAAGATTGTCTAACTGCTATCATAACAACAAGGGGTTGCTCGTGGAGAAAATGCTACATGTGTAGCTACTGGAGCGAGTCGAGAGCAGTAAGCGAAACGGTTCTCAAGGAAGAGCTTGACCAAATTATCGAAAAAGTTGGAGATGCAAGCATTTTGAAAATTTTTACTTCAGGGAGTTTCTTGGACGAAAAGGAAATTCCGGCAGAGTTGAGAAGATACTTTGTAGATCGAATTAAAGAAATAGGTGTAAAAAAGCTGATAATAGAATCCCGACCAGAATTTGTTGATCAAGAGAAGCTTAAGGATTTTAGGGGAATCGAACTTGAAATTGGCATCGGGCTGGAGACAGCTGATGATGCTATAAGGGAGCAGTGTATAAATAAGGGTTTTAATTTTTTGGATTTCATTAAATCTGCAGAAATTATAAGAGGGAGGGGTTTTAGAGTTAAATGTTACCTCTTACTTAAACCTCCTTTTCTTTCAGAAAGCGAAGCGATAATAGATTTGGTTAAATCAGCAGATAAAGTAAAGAACCACGTGGACGTCATTTCGGTCAATCTAATGAACATACAAAAATCCACTCTTGTTGAAAAATTATGGGAGAAGGGGCTTTATAGATCTCCTTGGCTCTGGAGTGCTATCGAAGTCCTAAAAAATATCCAAACTGAGGTTATCTGTGATCCGGTAGCAGGTGGTAAGATTAGGGGCCCACACAATTGTGGTAGATGCGACAAAAATGTTGTGAGTGCAATCAAGCTGTTCTCCCTAACTCAAGATAAAGAAATGCTCGATATCGAGTGTGAATGTAAAAAAATTTGGCTTAAGTCCTTAGAGTTTGAAAAATATTCAAGAATTCCGCTTTTTGACTAA
- a CDS encoding SCP2 sterol-binding domain-containing protein gives MSEAKDLIKKMCDIQNQDPEVQAALKGWSGVVQYQIDGEEFYVEYKPDGKCEFKEGKAEKPTFTIIASSKFWCDVLRGKEDPVASFMMGKYKITGNIMESQKLAKIAKQFRGKYQL, from the coding sequence ATGAGCGAAGCAAAAGATCTGATTAAGAAGATGTGCGATATACAGAACCAAGACCCAGAAGTTCAGGCAGCATTGAAGGGCTGGAGCGGAGTAGTGCAGTATCAGATTGACGGCGAGGAGTTCTATGTAGAGTACAAACCAGATGGCAAGTGTGAGTTTAAGGAAGGCAAAGCCGAGAAACCAACATTCACAATTATCGCCAGTTCCAAGTTCTGGTGCGACGTTCTCAGGGGCAAGGAGGATCCAGTTGCAAGCTTCATGATGGGTAAATACAAGATTACTGGCAACATAATGGAGTCCCAGAAGCTTGCAAAAATTGCGAAACAATTCAGAGGTAAGTATCAACTTTAG
- a CDS encoding rhomboid family intramembrane serine protease yields the protein MQPDYLGYRRQKLFPYGANNLVLFVCLILFFISIFLPYKMVDLFALHPDQVLIKPWQLVTSIFLHIDFWHFFINCFVLLFFGAELERLLGERGYFKVFFASGLAGNFGYILYAYATHSLIPALGASGAIFGVMGTLAIIAPGIKIIIFPIPIPVNIRAAILLFALYDFGMLMLTTTHIIGSGVAYIAHLTGLAIGIMIGERMRFRYIYA from the coding sequence GTGCAACCGGATTACCTCGGTTACAGAAGGCAAAAGCTTTTTCCATACGGTGCAAACAATTTGGTTCTGTTCGTATGCCTGATTCTCTTCTTTATATCGATCTTTTTACCATACAAAATGGTCGATCTGTTTGCCCTGCATCCAGATCAGGTTTTGATCAAGCCATGGCAATTGGTTACAAGTATTTTCCTTCACATTGATTTCTGGCACTTTTTCATAAATTGCTTTGTTCTACTTTTCTTTGGGGCTGAATTAGAACGGCTTCTTGGTGAGAGAGGATATTTTAAAGTCTTTTTTGCTTCAGGATTGGCGGGAAATTTTGGATACATTCTCTACGCCTACGCCACACACAGCCTGATCCCAGCTCTCGGTGCTTCGGGAGCGATATTTGGTGTTATGGGAACGCTGGCAATTATAGCGCCCGGTATCAAAATCATAATTTTCCCAATTCCGATTCCAGTAAATATCAGAGCTGCGATACTTCTTTTTGCCCTGTATGACTTCGGAATGCTTATGCTTACGACTACCCACATTATTGGAAGCGGGGTTGCATACATTGCCCATCTTACAGGTCTTGCAATCGGAATTATGATTGGAGAAAGAATGAGGTTTAGGTATATTTATGCCTAA